One region of Triticum aestivum cultivar Chinese Spring unplaced genomic scaffold, IWGSC CS RefSeq v2.1 scaffold331902, whole genome shotgun sequence genomic DNA includes:
- the LOC123172088 gene encoding uncharacterized protein isoform X2, with protein MASTEEQVFLESRNLSYDGAHHPDACTDWDYPEDPGDRRNGVEVAELHDQPARMSTYSDPCEVARRALDLMFPREEDSDDCWSTWSAREKGSDDDDEQGGEEGDGSTQESSDYEDDGRNCQVILAETNCPGKLYPESQAEAIELRWADWFFQRIVEHSKLCKEIMALGDDDETPFPPSPMKVFPEATALCILGAKSCHHRVYRTHDTSTTPSTLGYREPSHMLQFFSMRLSSFEASYSISVYGIFAIRDYLDRRRNYVFNRPRDDAVTIEKQDSFVVPLCSPCRGMYVSDKALVEVDLWVKKEGDESDDKQLLSAYAEIDVHAEANVMFYSRISGDNCNLDLKYKVLSESVEAVIQVYAKVDHPHHVRFTAFSTGYDDYPHRGVVLFDDKLFGHEKIFQHIVAVKANEELHVFLEVNGSVFQWTFQDEHVGAVISPDDSVFEYGQFFVRVIFAPKDCQ; from the exons ATGGCATCGACGGAGGAGCAAGTCTTCCTTGAATCGAGGAACCTGTCATATGATGGCGCCCACCACCCCGACGCCTGCACCGACTGGGATTACCCGGAAGACCCAGGCGACCGGCGGAACGGGGTGGAGGTTGCCGAGCTCCATGACCAGCCGGCGCGCATGAGCACCT ATTCAGATCCATGTGAAGTCGCCAGGCGTGCCTTGGACCTCATGTTCCCGCGGGAGGAGGACAGCGATGACTGCTGGAGCACCTGGAGCGCACGGGAGAAGGGCAGTGATGACGACGATGAACAAG GAGGGGAAGAAGGCGATGGTAGCACACAGGAGAGCAGCGATTATGAAGACGACGGCCGCAATTGCCAAGTGATACTAGCCGAGACAAACTGTCCAG GAAAGCTCTACCCCGAGAGCCAAGCAGAGGCCATAGAACTCAGATGGGCAGACTGGTTCTTCCAGCGGATTGTAGAACACTCAAAGCTGTGCAAGGAGATTATggccctgggagatgatgatgagacTCCTTTCCCCCCATCTCCCATGAAAGTGTTCCCTGAGGCAACAGCTTTATGCATCCTTGGGGCCAAATCCTGCCACCACCGTGTTTACAGGACCCATGACACTTCTACCA CCCCATCAACTCTTGGATATCGTGAACCAAGTCATATGCTACAATTTTTCTCCATGCGTCTATCAAGCTTTGAAGCCTCGTATTCCATTAGTGTGTACGGAATATTCGCCATTCGGGATTACTTGGACCGGCGACGGAACTATGTCTTTAACCGTCCCAGGGATGATGCTGTAACAATTGAGAAGCAG GATTCTTTTGTCGTACCACTTTGTAGCCCTTGTCGAGGAATGTATGTATCGGATAAGGCTTTAGTAGAAGTTGATCTTTGGGTAAAGAAGGAAGGGGATGAATCAGATGACAAGCAACTACTTTCTGCCTACGCTGAGATTGATGTCCATGCTGAAGCTAATGTCATGTTTTATTCACGAATTTCTGGTGATAATTGCAATTTGGACTTAAAATACAAAGTCCTTTCAGAAAGTGTCGAGGCTGTAATACAAGTATATGCAAAGGTGGACCATCCTCACCATGTGAGGTTCACTGCTTTTAGCACCGGATATGATGACTATCCTCATCGTGGAGTTGTGCTGTTTGATGACAAATTATTTGGTCACGAAAAAATATTCCAGCATATTGTTGCAGTGAAAGCAAATGAAGAACTTCATGTTTTTTTAGAAGTGAACGGTTCAGTGTTCCAGTGGACTTTTCAAGACGAACATGTCGGAGCTGTTATTTCTCCTGATGACTCAGTCTTTGAGTATGGCCAGTTCTTCGTGAGGGTGATATTTGCTCCAAAGGATTGTCAGTGA
- the LOC123172088 gene encoding uncharacterized protein isoform X1: protein MASTEEQVFLESRNLSYDGAHHPDACTDWDYPEDPGDRRNGVEVAELHDQPARMSTSDSDPCEVARRALDLMFPREEDSDDCWSTWSAREKGSDDDDEQGGEEGDGSTQESSDYEDDGRNCQVILAETNCPGKLYPESQAEAIELRWADWFFQRIVEHSKLCKEIMALGDDDETPFPPSPMKVFPEATALCILGAKSCHHRVYRTHDTSTTPSTLGYREPSHMLQFFSMRLSSFEASYSISVYGIFAIRDYLDRRRNYVFNRPRDDAVTIEKQDSFVVPLCSPCRGMYVSDKALVEVDLWVKKEGDESDDKQLLSAYAEIDVHAEANVMFYSRISGDNCNLDLKYKVLSESVEAVIQVYAKVDHPHHVRFTAFSTGYDDYPHRGVVLFDDKLFGHEKIFQHIVAVKANEELHVFLEVNGSVFQWTFQDEHVGAVISPDDSVFEYGQFFVRVIFAPKDCQ, encoded by the exons ATGGCATCGACGGAGGAGCAAGTCTTCCTTGAATCGAGGAACCTGTCATATGATGGCGCCCACCACCCCGACGCCTGCACCGACTGGGATTACCCGGAAGACCCAGGCGACCGGCGGAACGGGGTGGAGGTTGCCGAGCTCCATGACCAGCCGGCGCGCATGAGCACCT CAGATTCAGATCCATGTGAAGTCGCCAGGCGTGCCTTGGACCTCATGTTCCCGCGGGAGGAGGACAGCGATGACTGCTGGAGCACCTGGAGCGCACGGGAGAAGGGCAGTGATGACGACGATGAACAAG GAGGGGAAGAAGGCGATGGTAGCACACAGGAGAGCAGCGATTATGAAGACGACGGCCGCAATTGCCAAGTGATACTAGCCGAGACAAACTGTCCAG GAAAGCTCTACCCCGAGAGCCAAGCAGAGGCCATAGAACTCAGATGGGCAGACTGGTTCTTCCAGCGGATTGTAGAACACTCAAAGCTGTGCAAGGAGATTATggccctgggagatgatgatgagacTCCTTTCCCCCCATCTCCCATGAAAGTGTTCCCTGAGGCAACAGCTTTATGCATCCTTGGGGCCAAATCCTGCCACCACCGTGTTTACAGGACCCATGACACTTCTACCA CCCCATCAACTCTTGGATATCGTGAACCAAGTCATATGCTACAATTTTTCTCCATGCGTCTATCAAGCTTTGAAGCCTCGTATTCCATTAGTGTGTACGGAATATTCGCCATTCGGGATTACTTGGACCGGCGACGGAACTATGTCTTTAACCGTCCCAGGGATGATGCTGTAACAATTGAGAAGCAG GATTCTTTTGTCGTACCACTTTGTAGCCCTTGTCGAGGAATGTATGTATCGGATAAGGCTTTAGTAGAAGTTGATCTTTGGGTAAAGAAGGAAGGGGATGAATCAGATGACAAGCAACTACTTTCTGCCTACGCTGAGATTGATGTCCATGCTGAAGCTAATGTCATGTTTTATTCACGAATTTCTGGTGATAATTGCAATTTGGACTTAAAATACAAAGTCCTTTCAGAAAGTGTCGAGGCTGTAATACAAGTATATGCAAAGGTGGACCATCCTCACCATGTGAGGTTCACTGCTTTTAGCACCGGATATGATGACTATCCTCATCGTGGAGTTGTGCTGTTTGATGACAAATTATTTGGTCACGAAAAAATATTCCAGCATATTGTTGCAGTGAAAGCAAATGAAGAACTTCATGTTTTTTTAGAAGTGAACGGTTCAGTGTTCCAGTGGACTTTTCAAGACGAACATGTCGGAGCTGTTATTTCTCCTGATGACTCAGTCTTTGAGTATGGCCAGTTCTTCGTGAGGGTGATATTTGCTCCAAAGGATTGTCAGTGA